The Carassius auratus strain Wakin chromosome 11, ASM336829v1, whole genome shotgun sequence DNA window CTCCAACGTTTTTCTTCACAAATCCTCATTTCGTGCTTCTAATATCTGACcagcgttttgttttgttctctctctgcgCTTGTCACTAACCACGCAGCACTGATGAACTACAACATCCGTCTGCACATCTTCCAGTTCCCAACAGTCAGCagtagtgagaaaaaaagtgtttattacatttgaaatatagatatttatcttacaaaaacacatggattggCTAAAGGGGGCCTTTTTTCTCCCCCTAGAgccgtgtgagggacgttttattacagatgaacacactttatttcacgtcttctgaactgatgacaacaaacacctgcttaccccAATTTAAAGGCTTGGAAAAGCAagcagtttttaatataacttcgattggattattctgaaagaggaaagtcacatgcCCCTAGGaagcttcgagggtgagtagaagatgaaAAATTTTCATTCTctggtaaactaaccctttaaaccttTTTCCCAAATTAGCAATAATCAAAAATCATCCTTATGCACAATACGAACCAAACAACCTATTGACGATATATGTAAGGGATATAAGAGAAACAGACGACACAAAGGTGGTACACGGGTGACTACGTGAAATAAAGATCACTTGATGTCTGACTTTCCCTTTATGTTCCTTTGATGTCCATTGAGCTCTTTCTTCCAATGTGTGGTAGACTCCTATGTCTCTGAACTGATTCTATGAGCTgaatgaaaagagagagaaaacagacttTCCTTAAATGAGCTTTGAATGAACAATGAACCATACAGCAAAATTGCTACTTCTTCtagccaaaatatatattttaaaatatatgctaaATAAACATTGTAACCAGTGACACccaatgaaaaatattttgaaaatacagcAATTTTCAACCTtcatatacaaaaaaacaaaacaaacgtgGCTAAAATAGCCTACTAGCATGTTTTATGCTCACAGTTTTTCTTCAGAAGTGACATATGTGAATGAACTGAAATATAAGGaagacatatttttttaaatgttaatattttcaaataataaaaaacccagaaaatatatttatgtaaatattttattaaatatatattttttatttttttatttatattatatatatatatatatatatatatatatatatatatatatatatatatatatatatatatatatatacacacacacacacacacacacacacacacacacacatgtatatataataaaattatttacattttttgccaTATGACATTCACAGCTTGTTCTGTAGTACTCACATTGTTTAGGTATCCTAAGAGGCTCTGTGTCTCCAGACAAGACTTGGTGCATTGCTCCTCTGAACTGGTACAGCAGCTTTAGGCTCTTTTCCTCTCCAACACATGGGTCATAAAACCCTGGCAAGCCAGCCTGATTAACATGAGACAGAACTTAATTTAAAGAACTTGGCAAGAGTTGAAGCAGCTCACTGATGTAAAGCGCCCTTTGATGTTTACATGTCTTACATGTCCATAAGCTACTACTTAAATATTGCAGAaacacaattttctgtaaagttgctttgtaacaattgtattgtaaaaagtgctatacaaataaatttgaattgaattgaattgaattgaacatgtCTGACCTTTGATGCTTCGGTAAGGGTGAGTTTAGAGTCTTTCACTAAGCACTGGAGCGGGACAGTCACATCAATGACCTTTGCTCTCTCAGGTTTCTGACTATTGTCTGACACAAATTTGCCATACCAAGCATTTAGAATGAGGAGacctagaattaaaaaaaaaatttgatttgcaACACATtgctaatttaaaatgaatgtttcattTTAAGCTGTAGGGACAGAAAAGTGTAAAAGTAACATACAGATGTGCTCATGAATGTACATGCCCCTTGCAGAATGTGCTAAATGTTAAGAATTTTAACAAAGTAAGAGGGatcatgaaaattgcatgttatttttatttaatactgtcctgaataagctatttcacataacagatgtttaAATATTCTCCGCAAGACAAAAcaataactgaatttataaaaatgaccccttGAATCGTAATACTATGTATGGTTTCCTCGATGATTAACAACTGTCTTTGTATTTTgggatagttgttcatgagtcccttgttggtCCTGAGCAATTCAACTGCTCACACAAAATAGCTGGGGGGTGTAAACTTTTTCAAACTGGATGATCAGGGTAAATTCTACTTGttttgtcttctgggaaaaatgtttaaaaaagtatttatgtaGCTTCTTAAGTGCAataccaaatgaaaaaatatgatctttataaacaaaagaagaaaaatttaCACCATCTTTCTGTTCAAAAGTTGACACCCTCTGGCTCTTAATGTATCGTGTTTCCTTCTCaagcatcagtaaatgttttctTCTTACATAATAGTTAcgtatgagtccctcagttgtcctccaTGTAAAaggatggatctcaaaatcagatagtcactgttggaaagggttaaaatgtgcagaaaatgttggaaaacaaaagaatgtgcaggagctggaggatttttcagaagaacagcaggcagGTGATCTGCTCAGGACCAATAATGGAACGGATTCATGTATAACtattataaaacagaaaaacagggtcattttttataaattcggttattattttgtcttgtggagaatatttaaacatctgttatgtgaaatagcttattcaggacagtattaaacaaacaaataacatggTATtttatgatccctcttattttgttaaaattattaacattttgcatattctGCAAGGGGCATGCAAATTGATGAGCacaactgtatatatttaatgttgTATGGATATACTGGCTATTCttatattcttaaatattttattacattaaggcccattcacatcacggacgataactataaagataataaattcgaATAAAGaaatagttctaaaaatctttctcaatattaaagaatagcagagtccacatcacaactataatgataaagacaAAGAGAAACAATTTTTCTCCAGCGGATGTACGATAAAGaaattgacagccaatcagaatccatcctgctgtaaAGTGCtcaagaatttaaagcagcagacgagtGTGCACTTGGAATAAACAGAAGATATCGtttgctggtgtggacgctactatcgttatttttatagttatcgttcttggtgtgaacagggttTTTAGGTCCGATATACTTCAAACGAAATTGAAGAATGAACTGGTAAGACGCCATTTTGAACTAAATCAGGCTGAAACGAAGTTTGTTTTGATTTCGTTTCAACAGTTCGAAACAGCTGACCAAAGCAATCTTTCTGGGGGAGTTTGTTTTGGatcctaaacacctttgagcttccATTGGTCTGTGGCGGTTACCCAATTggtgggtgtgttctgaaactccaccttttttgacatgcaatttttttttccaggttcGTTTCTCGTTTAACAGAGGTCAGGCAAGAGAACTATATCTCCAGCTTAGTCACTAGCCACATGAATACACTACAGTGTTGAATAGCTGAGCTGTCACAGATTATATCTGCACCTGTATGATCACTCGCGGACATACTTTACAGATTCataaaaagcatttaattcctagaaagaaattACAATGAAGCTGGGTGTCGACGACCCAGAGCCAAAAAAAGCGACACAGACAAACATCCGAGACATGTTTTTCAAAGCCATGAAAATAATGAAGGTAAAGTGTAAAGATATAAAGTAGCAAAACTATGAGAGattcacacttcccataaaggactgattatggttcttttgtattgcaaacatgatacttgactctgaactgctgaTAATCTTTATTCctttgtctataatattctgaccattggtgATCGTCTCATACCTAGATTGCCTACAGTTCATAATTTCATCGTTGTTGTGTTTAGGGCATACGCACGAGCGTCGTGAGTCATGTTTACAATAATCTGCACCCGCCTCCAGCAAAAGGGGGTGTTGGAATGTTCGAAAATTATTATTACGTTAAAAGTATATCGGGGACTTTACTCTGcgatttttgtgtgtttttagaaTGAATGGAAATGATTTTGTGGTAATTACCAGTATATCACCCAGATGCTGTCCATACAGCTTAACTTGTATCTGAaagtattaaaaaacaaacataaaagtgCATTTCACAAACCCATTTTAGATTCCTCAGCATCAATAATTCTCTTCACTGACTCTTGCATCAACAAAACCTAAAAACCAAAGAAATGACAACACAAGAAAACATATATGCACTGATAAATGGCTGATTGTGTTGGCAACAGGGAGATGGTCATTGttgtctatgtatttatttaactcaCGGAAGCTTCAGCCTCTTGCTTCCTCCGAGCAATTTCTGAAGCTGAATCCTCCTTCTGCTTCTCCAACTCCCTGTAAACAACCAAATAGTCAGGGCCCTTCATCAACGGAGAAACTGAGGTAATGTAAAGACGGGTTTCAGGAAAATGGGCGGTTTCAGGGCAGTAATTGTAGATAATAACTCACTGTTCCTTCTGGGATCGTACATAAGGCATAATAATAAGCTTCTGGACAGCTAAGTAGATGGCCAGCGGGCCCACAGTGGCATAAAACACAGCGCTGGGTAAAATCTGGTCGGTTAGGTGAATAGGGAAGAGGTAGGTTTGACTGGCTCTGTTCAACCTGTAGAGAGAAGAAAATGACTGTCATAAATAGACCACCCACGAGCAGCCGGAGTTGGTTAGTTTGCTGTTCTGCTGAGCTGTGTTTATTGCGGTTAAGCTCAGGTCAGTGCTAACCTGATTTTGAGGGAGACTCCTTGGGGTACACCAATGCTGACAGTTGCAGCCAGAACACTGTGGCGACTGATCTTGCGCTCTGCACCATATTCAACCACAGTGCCAAAGAACCCAGTCCTGTTGAATACAAAGACTGAGTTATCAGAGAAGATGTtttgattgcactttattttacagtacgtgtactaacatgtacttatagtgtacttacagtgtatttatctaagaaagttctgatAACACAAGGttactacatggggtagggttaggtttaggggtaggttcagggttagtacctagttattacatagttattgtaagtACTATAATAAGACATAGTatttacatgaggaacaggactgtaaaataaagtgctaccgatgtTTTTACTTGAAACTGACTCTGGGCAATGCATTGAATATTTACCTACACTGAATATTCTGAATTCTTTAAAAATAGAAGTATTTCGAAGTAAATATATGTGTATAGATTGGCCATCTATATTGTAAGCTGTAGGTAAAACACATACTTGATAGAACCTTTGACCTTAGTCTGGTCTTCATCCTGGAATTTGTACTGATAGCTCATCATCAGGTAGGAATGAGGAACACCCAGCTGAGGAACAGGAATAAGAACAGATGGATTGCATTCTTAATGCATTAACTTTGTTTTGAACTAAACAAATTACCATCATCAGTGTACCCCTGCATAGGTTTCACCTGCAGGGCCAGCGTGAAGTGGCTTGTTTTGGTGTCCCTGACAATGCTGGTGGTCATGGCAGATTGGCTTCCCCAGCGCCATTGCAGGTAACCCATAGTGTTCTGGTCCAGGTGGCGGGCCATCATTGTAGTGGCACTGGGCTGCACACCACGTGAGGAGAACTGTAATCCCCACTGGGCAGTCACAAAGCTAGGTGACAAAACTTATATGAGATTCCCAGAAAATAGAAACACAAATCAGCCTCATCACACGCAGATGGACACCTACCAGCGGGCAGTTACATTACGGAACACTTTCATCCCAAATAAAGGTCCTCTAATGTCCCCTGCACCAAACTCAAGCTtaagacacacaaacaaacaggaacatcAGAACCataccacaaaaaataaaataaaaaaaattcagatatGTTGGAAAGAGTCTCGCCTCTCCCCAGCCTCTTGCTGAGGTCACACGCCGCACACAAAGGTTTATATTTCCTCCCCCGTTGCCATTACGTGTTGAGAGAGATCCAGAGAGGACAGCAGTATCTGAAGTGGTTAGGGGCGCCTGACAAACATAAACAtcactttaaaaagtaattgtaattttaatctcacaattctaactttttctctcacaatGCAAGTTAACATCTAGCAATTCTGACAATTTCTCTTATTGATATAAATTGTGTTTTACTCAGAACTGAGATATGAGCcctgtttccaccgcaggaactttgcCCAAGAACTAGTGACTTTGGGATGGTACGCGGTGTGTTccacaggaaccaggatctaaataaagttacaGGTAAAAaattgcccctcagaaagtccctgctcgtGAGGTTATACTTTTTCAGAGGtctggaactttcgggggcgggacttcgGCGCtgaacatgctgattggttgagttcacgcagcattgtatTTCAACCAACATTTACttgcaaaatgtgtaaaattttactgttattgtgtcatgaaatgtagttttacaaatatttcagggcagaatgtagttgtttaaaactcatatctgggatttatttataaagacagtgccgaTTTGAGAATGTGCCTTGCCGATTTCGGAGAcgtgagctccacgcgatcagtgGGATCTTAGATCTCATGTATCCTgacgagagcagcctcacctctgccagcccttctgacatttgccgttggctctgatgtctctttagtggttaaacataagatataatttgttttggataAATCTAACAGGTATTCCTTGGTCTTTATTCTATTGttctaattaaaatgaaaattaagagaagCAATACcgtttgatttaatattttgtttcattgtaatgtatgtctgttccctgaactacatttctgcggctatttatatgtttaaatgaaaaggaAGAGACAGCTGTGTTTGAAATCATGTTTCGTCTTATTGTAAATAAAGTGAGGAAAACTGCAGTAGCCAAGGTGAGCTGACAGACGTTATCacgtacgctgctgtttgcagactTACCAGAATTGCGTAGTCCCATCCACGGGACTTCTCACTCCCGAGTCAAACTCGCAAGTCCAAACTAATGGGGATGCAAGTCCGAAATTTGCGTACTTGGTATTGAGAAACGTGCCCAGACCTACGtatgtcaccagactatttgcttAATTTTCTCATTACTTTAGACAGCGATGGAAATGCAGACAGCAGCAGGTCTGGGGTAAAAATTTTCCTGGGACAAATTGTTCCAGGTTATTTCGGTGGAAAAGTGGCTATAAACATGCAATTGTTAGTCACTAAtttagaattgcaagatatttggaattctgctttttttttttttcaattctgacttttcttgcaattgcgagtttatatctgaTTTCTCTGAATTGTGAAGTATatactcacaattgtgagaaataaacacataattgcaacaattctgacttttctcgcaattgcgagttataaGGTCCAATTCTGGGGAAAAGAAGACTGACTTTTTGTCAAACAGAAttgttatatctcacaattctgtcttcaAACTTGCAATATAGCAAACTGTAGCAAGAACGTCAGAAGTGTGAgagaaaaagttgcaattatcttttatttttttattcagtggcagaacgGGCTTCCATTAGGGAGATAACGACATCACGTTACGCTCTATTGTACATACTAACCTCAATGGATTGGGAAATATGCATCCTGTTGATATCAATGTGGGGAAAACCTCCTCCTGGTACATCCTCAAAGTCCTCCTCATATCGGTCGAAGAGGTCTGTTGCATCTATACCAACACTTATTGTCCCCTGAATGAAAAGAGACAAAATGATGAGTACAAAAAACATATTCTGACCAATTCTGTGATATGAAATATGCAGGGTTTCTGCAAAGTTTAAATGAAATTGAAGATCTTTTAAGGACctgtacaaatacattttatattgtatgTCTGTGCAGAACAAACCCAATAGTGTGCTGCACCGATGACTTATTTTTGCAGGCTGACCCAGAAGTCAgcatcagatttttttgttttgttcatcatcataatcttcacaaattaacccaaattgaatTTTGAAACCTAAATATAATTGGTAgaaataaaaacctaaataaGCAACACCATAGTCGCATCACAACCACTAACTTTcagacttcattaaaaaaaacattttcctcgAGTTAGAACAGTTTGTAAGCGTGTGATTTTAAACACAAGGCTGTGAAAGTGAACTAGTGAGTAGATTAGTAGTTCTAGCAACCTTTTGCcaaggcaaaaaaaatatttgttgatgTATTTGATGTTGacgaataaaatgaaaaaaaaatatcctaaGGTTATGTCAACAGAAGTTCTTTCAGGAATTTATCCAATCAAAAAACGTACTGACCTGAAAGGGCTAAAACTTGTTTATAGGTTTTGGTCTCCAAACGACATAATTCCTGCAGTATTCTATTTATACAGTAACTAGTAGATCATAAGAAATTACTTCTCTAAAATGCGTGGTATAAACTGACATTAAACTACTCTGACTGTCTCATGATTCCCGTTATTCCGTTCACAAAATTAAGACCTTCCAAAAGGAATTTGTTATGCCATTTTAGATAGTGAAGATATTTTATGgccttaaaatttaaatttaaagaccCTGTGTTACAAACTTTCCTGATAAATTACAATGTGCAAACTGTTTGTGCAAACAGGTTTATAAAAGAGAAAAgaccaaaaacaaacaagaaagtgGTCCTCAATCACCTTCAGCAAAAAAAGCAAAGATTTGACTGCAATTATCTGTCCTATAAACAAATAGCTAATATTGAATCTTTGAAGTTACATCAGTTAAGAGATTCAGTGaaataaaatttcattttgggaAATTAAAACCAGTCTTGTCATTATCTCCCGCTGTCATTCTAGTCTGGAATATCCACCTTAGGGTTGGTTCTCTGCTGGAGtctcctctcatctctctctctctgcaaacGTTCATATTCCTCCCTGATCTCTGCGGGGGTTCTCTTCCTTTCGACCACCTAAAGATATTAGGGATCAAGCAAGCGGACGAGAAATTAGCATCACATGCAACACACAGTAATACAAATATTAGTTAGAATAAACAATGTGAACGCAGAAGATCAAACTAACCTCCCAACCTTCCACCTCTAGGCCTTTCTTTCCAAATATGTCATATATGGCTCGGGATTGTGGGTCACTGAGAACTAAGCAGAGGTCAAATAGATAAACACTTTAGTATAAGGAGCAATTCTTACTGTTAACTAGTTACTTGTTAACATGCCTATTATTATCATATTAGCGGTTTATTAGAGCTTATAAGCAGCAAAATATGAGTTTTTCAATCATGTATCACAGTCCATGCTttgttaatagtaagaattgcaCCTTGCAATAAGAAGTTTActttataaaatgaattaaagattTCGAAGCAAAAAGACCTAAACTATGATCTGAAGTTTTATAACTatattaaaggtttttattttaatttaatgtttttataaaaataaaaaaaactacaaaaaacatGAACTATCAATCAGACAACTGAAGAAGGCATGTAGACAATTGTGTACAACAAATTTTCTGCCTCAGAAAATCATACATTAAATATGATACATTAAGCTTTATGGTTATTTggcctttcatttaaaaaatgaataaataaaaatcatttaatctGTGTACTAAAAATTGTCATATTACGAACCTTTTCACATATCAGGTTTCTAAGCAATGGAAGTCGTCATAGTTTGGTTAACTTGAAGAGCATTGAATGGGAGAgtaccacaaatatatttttttgcattcccatctgctcaaatagcaaaagaaaatCTCCACGATAGGGTTTTCATGACTTTcaatgaaaggaaaataaatttagagaGACTGATTAGGACAGTCAGAAGAGAGAACGATGTCAATATAACCATCCCTCCCATAGACGCTGCATTAGAAATGCCTTTGCATTAGCATTAACAGgttttctgtttttgtaatttgatgCAAAGGTGATATAATACaaggaaaaatacaaatatgaaaaactttTTAGGATTTACAATGCTGATGACTGTTAAACGCATCACTACAgtcttgtgaaaagggtccattccTTGGGAGAGTTGTAATAATTACCCTCATACGCCTGGTGTACATAGGTGAAGAGTTGCTCAGCCTGCCTCTTTAGCTCAGGGTCTCTGTGCTTGTCAGGGTGGTACAGCATACAAAGCCGCCTGTACGAGGATTTCAACTCCTCTTGAGTAGCCTGCGGACCATGAAATAGATATACAGTAGATT harbors:
- the dnajc11b gene encoding dnaJ homolog subfamily C member 11, producing the protein MSLQRIWSGPVTSSQRNCVSWDGIWNTGNMAAALENELEVDNEDYYSLLNVRREATQEELKSSYRRLCMLYHPDKHRDPELKRQAEQLFTYVHQAYEVLSDPQSRAIYDIFGKKGLEVEGWEVVERKRTPAEIREEYERLQRERDERRLQQRTNPKGTISVGIDATDLFDRYEEDFEDVPGGGFPHIDINRMHISQSIEAPLTTSDTAVLSGSLSTRNGNGGGNINLCVRRVTSARGWGELEFGAGDIRGPLFGMKVFRNVTARCFVTAQWGLQFSSRGVQPSATTMMARHLDQNTMGYLQWRWGSQSAMTTSIVRDTKTSHFTLALQLGVPHSYLMMSYQYKFQDEDQTKVKGSIKTGFFGTVVEYGAERKISRHSVLAATVSIGVPQGVSLKIRLNRASQTYLFPIHLTDQILPSAVFYATVGPLAIYLAVQKLIIMPYVRSQKEQELEKQKEDSASEIARRKQEAEASVLLMQESVKRIIDAEESKMGLLILNAWYGKFVSDNSQKPERAKVIDVTVPLQCLVKDSKLTLTEASKAGLPGFYDPCVGEEKSLKLLYQFRGAMHQVLSGDTEPLRIPKQSHRISSET